In the genome of Vicia villosa cultivar HV-30 ecotype Madison, WI linkage group LG7, Vvil1.0, whole genome shotgun sequence, one region contains:
- the LOC131617255 gene encoding endoglucanase 5-like isoform X1, whose amino-acid sequence MLVGGYYDAGDHVKFGLPIAYSVTMLAWGAIEFSKEMTDLNQIGHTLRAIKWGTDYFVKAHTQPNVLWGQVGDGVSDHYCWEHAEDMTTSRTAYKIDEQHPGSDLAGETAAALAAAAIAFRTYNSSHSNLLLVHAKQLFTFADRYRGLYDESISCAHQFYASSGYSWF is encoded by the exons ATGTTGGTGGGAGGGTACTATGATGCAGGTGATCATGTCAAGTTTGGGCTGCCAATAGCTTACAGTGTGACAATGCTCGCATGGGGAGCTATTGAGTTTAGCAAGGAAATGACCGACTTAAACCAAATCGGACATACTCTACGGGCCATTAAATGGGGAACTGATTATTTCGTCAAAGCGCATACTCAACCTAATGTTCTTTGGGGACAG GTGGGTGATGGAGTTTCTGATCACTACTGCTGGGAACATGCTGAAGACATGACGACTTCAAGAACGGCCTATAAAATTGATGAACAACATCCTGGTTCTGATCTTGCAGGTGAAACTGCAGCTGCATTGGCGGCTGCAGCGATAGCTTTCAGGACATACAACTCTTCTCACTCTAATCTCTTGTTAGTCCATGCAAAACAG CTCTTCACGTTCGCAGATAGATACAGAGGGCTATATGATGAGTCCATATCCTGTGCTCACCAATTCTATGCTTCTTCTGGCTATTCA TGGTTTTGA
- the LOC131617255 gene encoding endoglucanase 5-like isoform X2 has product MLAWGAIEFSKEMTDLNQIGHTLRAIKWGTDYFVKAHTQPNVLWGQVGDGVSDHYCWEHAEDMTTSRTAYKIDEQHPGSDLAGETAAALAAAAIAFRTYNSSHSNLLLVHAKQLFTFADRYRGLYDESISCAHQFYASSGYSWF; this is encoded by the exons ATGCTCGCATGGGGAGCTATTGAGTTTAGCAAGGAAATGACCGACTTAAACCAAATCGGACATACTCTACGGGCCATTAAATGGGGAACTGATTATTTCGTCAAAGCGCATACTCAACCTAATGTTCTTTGGGGACAG GTGGGTGATGGAGTTTCTGATCACTACTGCTGGGAACATGCTGAAGACATGACGACTTCAAGAACGGCCTATAAAATTGATGAACAACATCCTGGTTCTGATCTTGCAGGTGAAACTGCAGCTGCATTGGCGGCTGCAGCGATAGCTTTCAGGACATACAACTCTTCTCACTCTAATCTCTTGTTAGTCCATGCAAAACAG CTCTTCACGTTCGCAGATAGATACAGAGGGCTATATGATGAGTCCATATCCTGTGCTCACCAATTCTATGCTTCTTCTGGCTATTCA TGGTTTTGA